A part of Brassica rapa cultivar Chiifu-401-42 chromosome A05, CAAS_Brap_v3.01, whole genome shotgun sequence genomic DNA contains:
- the LOC103869154 gene encoding protein DETOXIFICATION 40-like: MDSSQYDGVYQPLLYPPADGTVPLSPSTESSNGELERVLSDVETPLFHRLRKATMIESKLLFKLAAPAVIVYMINYLMSMSTQIFSGHLGNLELAAASLGNTGIQIFAYGLMLGMGSAVETLCGQAFGGRKYEMLGIYLQRSTVLLTLTGLLLTLIYIFSKPILLFLGESPEIASAASIFVYGLIPQIFAYAVNFPIQKFLQAQSIVAPSAFISTATLFVHLFLSWLAVYKLGMGLLGASLVLSLSWWIIVVAQFVYIVTSERCCQTWRGFSVQAFSGLPSFFKLSAASAVMLCLETWYFQILVLLAGLLENPELALDSLSICMTISGWVFMISVGFNAAISVRVSNELGAGNPKSAAFSVIIVNIYSLITSVILAIVILACRDFLSYAFTEGKKVSVAVSDLCPLLALTLVLNGIQPVLSGVAVGCGWQAFVAKVNVGCYYIIGIPLGVIFGFYFKFDAKGIWTGMICGTLIQTVILAWVTFRTDWTKEVEEASKRLDKWSNKKLEVVPE, from the exons ATGGACTCGTCTCAATATGATGGCGTATACCAACCGCTTCTCTACCCTCCGGCTGATGGAACTGTACCGCTTTCTCCATCGACGGAGTCAAGCAACGGCGAGCTAGAGAGAGTGCTTTCCGACGTTGAAACTCCGTTATTTCACCGCCTTCGTAAGGCCACGATGATTGAATCCAAGCTGCTCTTCAAGCTTGCTGCACCTGCGGTCATCGTCTACATGATAAACTACCTCATGTCCATGTCCACTCAAATCTTCTCTGGCCATCTAGGCAACCTAGAACTCGCCGCCGCTTCTCTTGGTAACACTGGAATCCAAATCTTCGCCTACGGTCTCATG CTAGGGATGGGTAGTGCGGTAGAGACGTTGTGTGGTCAAGCGTTTGGAGGTAGAAAATACGAGATGCTTGGCATTTATCTCCAGAGATCCACCGTTTTGCTTACTCTCACGGGCCTTCTCCTAACGTTAATCTACATCTTCTCCAAACCTATTTTGCTTTTCCTCGGAGAGTCGCCGGAGATAGCTTCCGCCGCGTCAATCTTTGTATACGGCCTAATTCCTCAAATCTTTGCCTACGCCGTAAACTTCCCGATCCAAAAGTTCCTCCAGGCGCAAAGCATCGTGGCACCGAGTGCTTTCATCTCTACGGCCACTCTCTTTGTTCACCTTTTCTTAAGCTGGCTCGCTGTTTACAAGCTTGGCATGGGGCTTCTTGGAGCGTCGCTCGTGCTCAGTCTCTCGTGGTGGATTATAGTGGTGGCTCAGTTTGTTTACATCGTGACGAGTGAACGGTGTTGTCAGACGTGGAGAGGGTTTAGTGTGCAAGCATTTTCTGGGTTACCGAGTTTTTTCAAACTCTCCGCCGCCTCCGCCGTGATGCTTTGCCTTGAGACTTGGTATTTTCAGATCTTGGTTCTTCTTGCCGGACTCCTCGAGAATCCGGAGCTTGCTCTAGATTCTCTCTCCATTTG CATGACGATTTCAGGATGGGTGTTTATGATATCTGTTGGGTTCAATGCAGCGATAAG TGTAAGAGTGAGTAATGAACTTGGAGCTGGAAACCCTAAATCAGCAGCGTTTTCTGTAATCATCGTCAACATATATTCCTTAATCACAAGTGTGATCTTAGCCATTGTTATTTTGGCATGCCGTGACTTCTTGAGTTATGCGTTCACTGAGGGTAAAAAGGTTTCGGTCGCGGTTTCTGACCTTTGCCCGCTACTTGCCTTGACGCTTGTTCTCAATGGAATCCAACCCGTTCTTTCTG GTGTGGCGGTTGGATGCGGTTGGCAAGCGTTTGTGGCGAAAGTTAACGTTGGATGTTATTACATTATCGGAATTCCTCTTGGGGTTATCTTTGGGTTTTACTTCAAGTTCGATGCCAAG GGTATATGGACCGGAATGATATGTGGTACCCTTATACAAACCGTTATTTTAGCGTGGGTCACGTTTAGAACAGACTGGACAAAAGAG GTAGAAGAAGCTTCTAAAAGGTTGGACAAATGGAGCAACAAAAAACTAGAAGTGGTTCCCGAATAA
- the LOC103869155 gene encoding protein DETOXIFICATION 40 produces the protein MDSSQNDGAYQPLLQPQLSPATESNNSELERVLSDVETPLFARLRKATMIESKLLFKLAAPAVIVYMINYLMSMSTQIFSGHLGNLELAAASLGNTGIQVFAYGLMLGMGSAVETLCGQAFGGRKYDMLGIYLQRSAVLLTLTGVFLTFIYVFSKPFLLFLGESPEIASAASLFVYGLIPQIFAYAMNFPIQKFLQAQSIVAPSAYIATATLFVHLLLSWLAVYKLGMGLLGASLVLSLSWWIIVVAQFVYIVTSDRCRETWRGFSVQAFSGLPSFFKLSAASAVMLCLETWYFQILVLLAGLLENPELALDSLSICMTISGWVFMISVGFNAAISVRVSNELGAGNPKSAAFSVIIVNIYSLITCVILAIIIMVCRDYLSYAFTEGEKVSAAVSDLCPLLAVTLILNGIQPVLSGVAVGCGWQTFVAKVNVGCYYIIGIPLGALFGFYFKYDAKGIWTGMICGTLIQTVILAWVTFRTDWTKEVEEASKRLDIWSNKKAEVISN, from the exons ATGGACTCGTCTCAAAACGATGGCGCCTACCAACCACTTCTCCAGCCTCAGCTTTCTCCTGCGACGGAGTCGAACAACAGCGAGTTAGAGAGAGTCCTATCCGACGTTGAAACTCCCCTGTTTGCCCGTCTGCGTAAAGCCACGATGATTGAATCCAAACTTCTCTTCAAGCTTGCTGCGCCTGCTGTCATCGTCTACATGATAAACTATCTCATGTCCATGTCTACTCAAATCTTCTCCGGCCACCTAGGAAACCTAGAACTCGCCGCCGCTTCTCTCGGGAACACCGGGATACAAGTCTTCGCCTACGGTCTCATG CTAGGAATGGGGAGTGCGGTGGAAACGCTTTGTGGACAAGCGTTTGGAGGTAGGAAGTACGATATGCTCGGCATTTATCTCCAGAGATCAGCCGTATTACTCACTCTCACCGGCGTCTTCCTCACCTTTATCTACGTCTTCTCCAAACCTTTTCTACTTTTCCTCGGGGAATCGCCGGAGATAGCTTCCGCCGCGTCTCTCTTCGTCTACGGTCTCATCCCTCAAATCTTTGCCTACGCAATGAACTTCCCGATCCAGAAGTTCCTACAGGCTCAAAGCATTGTTGCTCCAAGTGCTTACATTGCAACAGCCACTCTCTTCGTTCATCTTCTCCTAAGCTGGCTCGCTGTTTACAAGCTTGGGATGGGGCTTCTTGGAGCGTCGCTCGTGCTCAGCCTCTCGTGGTGGATTATAGTGGTGGCTCAGTTTGTTTATATCGTGACGAGTGATCGGTGTCGTGAGACGTGGAGAGGGTTCAGTGTGCAAGCGTTCTCGGGGCTACCGAGTTTCTTCAAACTCTCAGCCGCCTCCGCCGTGATGCTTTGCCTTGAGACTTGGTATTTTCAGATCTTGGTTCTTCTTGCCGGACTTCTCGAGAACCCGGAACTTGCTCTTGATTCTCTCTCCATTTG CATGACGATTTCAGGATGGGTGTTTATGATATCTGTTGGATTCAATGCAGCGATAAG TGTAAGAGTGAGTAATGAACTTGGAGCTGGAAACCCTAAATCAGCAGCGTTTTCTGTAATCATCGTCAACATATATTCATTAATCACATGTGTGATCTTGGCCATCATTATTATGGTGTGCCGTGACTATTTGAGCTATGCATTCACTGAAGGTGAAAAAGTATCAGCTGCGGTGTCTGATCTATGTCCGCTTTTGGCTGTAACGCTTATTCTCAATGGAATTCAACCTGTCCTTTCTG GTGTGGCGGTTGGATGTGGTTGGCAAACGTTTGTGGCAAAAGTTAACGTTGGATGTTACTACATTATTGGAATTCCTCTTGGGGCTCTCTTTGGGTTTTACTTCAAGTACGATGCCAAG GGTATATGGACCGGAATGATTTGTGGTACGCTTATACAGACGGTTATTTTGGCATGGGTCACGTTCAGAACAGACTGGACAAAAGAA GTGGAAGAAGCTTCCAAAAGATTGGACATATGGAGCAACAAGAAAGCAGAAGTAATTTCGAATTGA